Proteins encoded within one genomic window of Brachybacterium sp. P6-10-X1:
- a CDS encoding MerR family transcriptional regulator, with the protein MAQAHRDGTLLSIGELAAASGLSPKALRMYADSELLPPRQVDPFSGYRSYGTDQVERARLIAALRGLGMGLARIRVLCDLDAAAAVAELRSWWHQEEADALSRGAAVHALALDLGGSPSEDSTMTTSTTSHAAGSRQIATAAHRGLVRAAQQDATLHRDLPGRAVLIAVADGFGGDDELSARMLSAFAPALERELDADPSADPLVALETAWVAAEALVPAEEPDGSTLTAALLHRGRLHVAHIGDTRVMLVHGDRIDPVTQDHTRLRSLVAAGRLSPEEVAAHPDRAVLNRALAAGAPTAPDLLVRRLEAGDLVLLASDGLHAVVGPSALAEALTDPTTDVDTLAEQLVTMALEEGAPDNVALALARV; encoded by the coding sequence ATGGCGCAGGCACACCGGGACGGGACGCTGCTGAGCATCGGGGAGCTGGCCGCCGCGAGCGGGCTGAGCCCGAAGGCGCTGCGGATGTACGCCGACTCGGAGCTGCTCCCGCCGCGGCAGGTCGACCCCTTCAGCGGCTACCGCTCCTACGGAACCGACCAGGTCGAGCGGGCTCGGCTGATCGCCGCGCTGCGCGGACTCGGGATGGGGCTCGCCCGCATCCGGGTGCTCTGCGACCTGGACGCCGCGGCGGCGGTCGCCGAGCTGCGCTCCTGGTGGCACCAGGAGGAGGCCGACGCCCTCTCCCGCGGCGCCGCCGTCCATGCCCTCGCCCTGGACCTCGGGGGATCCCCCTCGGAGGACTCGACCATGACCACGTCCACCACCAGCCACGCCGCCGGCTCCCGGCAGATCGCCACGGCCGCCCATCGCGGTCTCGTCCGCGCCGCCCAGCAGGATGCGACGCTGCACCGTGACCTTCCCGGACGCGCGGTCCTGATCGCCGTGGCCGACGGCTTCGGCGGCGACGACGAGCTGTCCGCCCGGATGCTCTCGGCATTCGCCCCGGCACTCGAACGCGAGCTCGACGCCGACCCGTCGGCCGATCCTCTCGTGGCACTGGAGACCGCGTGGGTCGCCGCGGAGGCCCTCGTCCCCGCGGAGGAGCCGGACGGCTCCACCCTGACCGCGGCACTGCTGCACAGGGGCCGCCTGCACGTCGCGCACATCGGCGACACCAGGGTCATGCTCGTGCACGGGGATCGGATCGACCCGGTCACCCAGGATCACACCCGGCTGCGCTCCCTCGTCGCGGCGGGCCGCCTCTCCCCAGAAGAGGTCGCCGCACATCCGGACCGCGCGGTGCTGAACCGTGCGCTGGCAGCAGGGGCCCCGACGGCCCCGGACCTGCTGGTGCGCCGGCTCGAGGCGGGAGACCTGGTGCTCCTCGCGTCCGACGGGCTGCACGCCGTGGTGGGGCCGTCTGCGCTGGCCGAGGCGCTGACGGACCCGACGACAGACGTCGACACCCTGGCCGAGCAGCTGGTGACGATGGCCCTCGAGGAGGGCGCACCGGACAACGTCGCGCTGGCCTTGGCGCGGGTCTGA
- a CDS encoding isochorismatase family protein: MSARMLIIVDVQNDFCEGGALGVDGGAGVAARIAEQVRRAGDQYDRILASRDWHRGDTDNGGHFATPPTEPDFVGTWPVHCVADTPGAAFHPEMEDLAAELSERLEVVHKGRGAPGYSALEGTVIATGESVQELIAGGGWERIEVVGLAYDFCVRATALGAAEVVGPANASACVDTDAQVRVLRTLTAAVHPDAVGRLERELVAGGVSVVDG, encoded by the coding sequence ATGTCCGCGCGGATGCTCATCATCGTCGACGTCCAGAACGACTTCTGCGAGGGCGGGGCCCTCGGCGTCGACGGCGGCGCAGGGGTCGCCGCGCGGATCGCCGAGCAGGTGCGCCGTGCCGGTGACCAGTACGACCGCATTCTCGCCAGCCGGGACTGGCATCGCGGGGATACCGACAACGGCGGGCACTTCGCGACGCCGCCGACGGAACCGGACTTCGTCGGGACCTGGCCGGTCCACTGCGTGGCCGATACGCCTGGCGCGGCGTTCCACCCGGAGATGGAGGACCTCGCGGCTGAGCTGAGCGAGCGGCTGGAGGTGGTGCACAAGGGACGGGGGGCTCCCGGGTACAGCGCCCTGGAGGGGACCGTCATCGCGACCGGTGAGAGTGTCCAGGAGCTGATCGCCGGCGGCGGATGGGAACGGATCGAGGTGGTCGGGCTGGCCTACGACTTCTGCGTGCGGGCCACGGCTCTCGGCGCTGCCGAGGTGGTCGGTCCGGCAAATGCGAGCGCGTGTGTGGACACTGATGCTCAGGTGCGCGTCCTGCGCACGCTCACCGCCGCCGTGCATCCGGACGCGGTCGGCCGGCTCGAGCGGGAACTTGTCGCAGGCGGAGTGAGCGTCGTGGACGGCTGA
- a CDS encoding GNAT family N-acetyltransferase, with protein sequence MWSTAIMHFSIRPLDVASDLDIAQSIVLDAALDEAAHGGSEVSTLEQYRASLADSPYWRVQRWVAVAEPMDGGEMIVGRAAMFLPQSENLETVSVGASVHPAHRGRGIATALVQEALVPAIRESERGLVEAYGEIAADGDPDDPAEPVNRLARRLGITRKNVAVCRTLALPLPDGLLDHLQSEAEAELGEYRVQLWDDEIPEEHLSAYGVLMRQLELDEPDEEVEHEAPEYTPERLRISEQRRRAAGTRALIAVAIAPDGSFAGNSEVHVRRTAGTTIGWQENTLVMPEHRGHRLGLALKVATHRLLREQAPDVRVLATWNSHVNPWMIAINEKLGYEIAYRELALQGRPQL encoded by the coding sequence ATGTGGTCCACTGCGATCATGCACTTCTCGATCCGTCCGCTGGACGTCGCCTCCGACCTCGACATCGCCCAGTCGATCGTGCTCGACGCGGCGCTGGACGAGGCCGCCCACGGGGGCAGTGAGGTCAGCACGCTCGAGCAGTATCGCGCCTCCCTCGCGGACAGCCCGTACTGGCGCGTCCAGCGCTGGGTGGCCGTCGCCGAGCCGATGGACGGTGGGGAGATGATCGTCGGACGGGCGGCGATGTTCCTGCCGCAGTCGGAGAACCTCGAGACGGTCTCCGTCGGCGCCTCGGTGCATCCCGCCCACCGGGGCCGGGGCATCGCGACGGCGCTGGTCCAGGAGGCGCTGGTCCCGGCGATCCGCGAGTCCGAACGCGGCCTCGTCGAGGCCTACGGCGAGATCGCGGCCGACGGGGATCCCGACGACCCGGCGGAGCCCGTGAACCGCCTGGCCCGACGCCTGGGCATCACGCGGAAGAACGTCGCGGTGTGCCGCACCCTGGCGCTTCCGCTGCCCGACGGCCTGCTGGACCACCTGCAGTCCGAGGCGGAGGCGGAGCTGGGGGAGTACCGGGTCCAGCTGTGGGACGACGAGATCCCTGAGGAGCACCTGAGCGCCTACGGCGTGCTGATGCGCCAGCTCGAGCTCGACGAGCCCGACGAGGAGGTCGAGCACGAGGCCCCCGAGTACACGCCCGAGCGGCTGCGGATCTCCGAGCAGCGACGACGGGCGGCCGGCACGCGAGCGCTCATCGCGGTGGCGATCGCCCCCGACGGCAGCTTCGCCGGCAACTCCGAGGTGCACGTCCGGCGCACGGCGGGCACGACCATCGGATGGCAGGAGAACACGCTGGTCATGCCCGAACATCGCGGGCATCGGCTGGGCCTCGCGCTGAAGGTCGCCACACATCGACTGCTGCGCGAGCAGGCCCCGGACGTGCGGGTGCTGGCCACCTGGAACTCGCACGTGAACCCGTGGATGATCGCCATCAACGAGAAGCTCGGCTACGAGATCGCCTACCGCGAGCTCGCCCTCCAGGGCCGTCCCCAGCTCTGA
- a CDS encoding DUF1648 domain-containing protein: MTTWTLVRYGSLPQTVPTHVDARGQADDWGPSWTVLVLAGVMLLLSLGLAALSAHPRAFNFPTEVTAGNAQGIYREGERMMVAALVGVQLIYLDIALSIMDGPGGGVLIWIGMAVLLGSVVVGIIRLLRAGR, encoded by the coding sequence ATCACGACGTGGACCCTCGTGCGCTACGGCTCACTCCCGCAGACCGTGCCGACCCACGTCGATGCACGCGGGCAGGCCGATGACTGGGGCCCGTCCTGGACGGTGCTCGTGCTCGCCGGGGTGATGCTGCTGCTCTCGCTGGGTCTCGCCGCTCTGTCCGCCCACCCGCGGGCGTTCAACTTTCCGACGGAGGTCACCGCGGGCAACGCCCAGGGCATCTACCGCGAGGGGGAGAGAATGATGGTCGCGGCCCTGGTCGGCGTGCAGCTGATCTACCTGGACATCGCGCTGTCGATCATGGACGGCCCGGGCGGCGGCGTCCTGATCTGGATCGGGATGGCGGTGCTGCTGGGATCCGTGGTCGTCGGGATCATCCGGCTGCTGCGGGCGGGGCGGTAG
- a CDS encoding HNH endonuclease — protein sequence MPEGFHQYLLRHVRSLTDEQVVMVDGHVAGWDLRNISRHTFETHLKTLIVRITAGTLPTAPQTQRRVDLEITDPTCGLATLMVTGPIPEITDLAHRLDVTALTVQKAQRAALHDTDTGEIPFDIDENLRDRGRPLSLAALRYAILTRTMLDTGPVPEPASAYKLLVTVPAMTLLGIEDAPGLIEGLTPIPAEQARALAAGMNTWQRILTDPTTGAYLPATADTYTPTAAMRLQLRLRHPVCAAPGCTRPTALAAEDDHIEEFNHHDPTQGGATDLANLHRLCWLHHTIKTAGHIDPHRDSAGNGANSPPATTRPPGPPPEPLDFPPGSLHLDPLPLDPLPGPTAPREHAHAVVEPTVTWWDIDDTIHTTTRDDVDLLTPTLARALDTAWATHHRAREIALHHREIEARRPHRDRVTEQRTAEATRFTQRHHGSSLPDPNTPPDHRHDDPPPF from the coding sequence ATGCCCGAAGGGTTCCACCAATACCTGCTGCGCCACGTCCGCTCCCTCACCGACGAGCAAGTGGTGATGGTCGATGGGCACGTCGCCGGGTGGGATCTGAGAAACATCTCCCGCCACACGTTCGAGACCCACCTCAAAACCCTGATCGTCCGCATCACCGCCGGCACCCTCCCCACAGCACCGCAGACACAGCGGCGCGTCGATCTCGAGATCACTGACCCCACGTGCGGGCTGGCCACGTTGATGGTGACGGGGCCGATCCCGGAGATCACAGACCTCGCCCACCGCCTGGACGTGACCGCCCTGACGGTGCAGAAAGCCCAACGCGCCGCCCTGCACGACACAGACACCGGTGAGATCCCCTTCGACATCGACGAGAACCTCCGCGACCGCGGCAGACCCCTGTCGTTAGCGGCGCTGCGGTACGCGATCCTGACCCGCACGATGCTTGATACCGGCCCGGTGCCCGAACCCGCCAGTGCCTACAAGCTCCTGGTGACCGTCCCGGCCATGACGCTGCTCGGTATCGAGGACGCGCCGGGGTTGATCGAGGGCCTCACCCCGATCCCGGCCGAACAGGCCCGCGCCCTGGCCGCGGGGATGAACACCTGGCAGCGGATCCTCACCGACCCCACCACCGGGGCCTACCTCCCGGCCACCGCCGATACCTACACCCCCACTGCGGCGATGCGACTGCAACTCCGACTGCGCCACCCCGTCTGCGCCGCTCCCGGCTGCACCCGCCCCACCGCGCTGGCGGCCGAGGACGACCACATTGAGGAGTTCAACCACCATGACCCCACCCAGGGTGGGGCGACAGACCTGGCGAACCTCCACCGCCTGTGCTGGCTGCACCACACGATCAAAACCGCCGGCCACATCGACCCCCACCGCGACAGTGCCGGGAACGGGGCGAACAGTCCACCAGCAACGACCAGGCCTCCGGGCCCGCCACCGGAACCGCTCGACTTCCCGCCCGGGTCCCTGCACCTGGATCCTCTGCCGTTGGATCCTCTGCCGGGCCCGACTGCCCCGCGCGAGCATGCCCACGCGGTGGTGGAGCCGACCGTGACCTGGTGGGACATCGACGACACCATCCACACCACCACCCGAGACGACGTCGACCTCCTCACCCCCACCCTCGCCCGAGCACTCGATACCGCCTGGGCCACCCACCACCGCGCCCGCGAGATCGCCCTCCACCACCGCGAGATCGAAGCCCGCCGCCCCCACCGCGACCGCGTCACCGAACAACGAACAGCAGAAGCCACGCGCTTCACCCAACGCCACCACGGCAGCTCACTCCCCGACCCCAACACCCCGCCCGACCACCGCCACGACGACCCCCCACCGTTCTGA
- a CDS encoding NADPH-dependent 2,4-dienoyl-CoA reductase, whose translation MPTPLPPPTGPRSYPTLLSPLDLGRFTVRNRIVMGSMHIGLEDRPADAKKLAAYLGERARGGAGLIVTGGFSPDRTGRLTPRGAQASDRTLRGHRLITREVHEADGRILLQLLHAGRYAFQPLAASAGRGRSRLSPFRARRLTRRGVGRTIDHFAEASRRAIDAGYDGVEIMGSEGYLLNQFLAPATNRRRDRWGRGSEGRRTMPLAIARAVREAIGEEALLSYRISLLDLVPGGQTWAETAALARGLTERGVDVLSTGIGWHEARVPTIVTSVPRAAFVEQTAALRELVDVPVVASNRIHDPAVAEQVLADGRADLISMARPLLADPQLPAKLADGRASQVVACISCNQACLDKVFDGKRASCLVNPRAGHETELVLKPVAERRARKVAVVGAGPAGLEAALAAAERGHVVTLFEAGEEIGGQLRLAARIPGKEDYAQALQSWRMRLAAAGVGIRLGLRPTAEDLLGFHDVIVATGVVPRVIDLPGSSSERGAGPRVISYADLLEGRAEAGERVAIIGAGGIGVDVAEYLSAPRPSPTLETASWREHWGVVDADEHRGGVMTRPPATAEDGRVAREVHLLQRKETRIGAGLGRTTGWVHRAELRHAGVVQHRGVAYQHVDEEGLHLIEDGAERVLAVDTVVVCAGQVSEDGLADEVRAARRGRTPRVHVIGGADVAAELDAERAIRQAVEVAAGL comes from the coding sequence ATGCCCACGCCGCTTCCCCCTCCGACCGGTCCCCGCTCCTACCCGACGCTGCTCTCACCCCTGGACCTGGGGCGCTTCACGGTGCGCAACCGCATCGTCATGGGCTCCATGCACATCGGCCTCGAGGACCGCCCCGCCGACGCGAAGAAGCTCGCGGCCTACCTCGGCGAGCGCGCCCGCGGCGGCGCGGGGCTGATCGTCACCGGCGGCTTCTCCCCCGACCGCACCGGCCGACTCACCCCGCGCGGCGCCCAGGCGAGCGATCGCACCCTGCGCGGGCACCGGCTGATCACCCGCGAGGTCCATGAGGCCGACGGGCGCATCCTCCTCCAGCTCCTGCACGCCGGGCGGTATGCCTTCCAACCGCTCGCCGCCTCGGCCGGCCGTGGCCGCTCCCGCCTGTCCCCGTTCCGCGCACGCCGCCTGACCCGCCGCGGCGTCGGCCGCACCATCGACCACTTCGCCGAGGCGTCCCGTCGGGCGATCGACGCCGGATATGACGGGGTCGAGATCATGGGCTCCGAGGGGTACCTGCTCAACCAGTTCCTCGCCCCCGCGACGAACCGACGCCGGGACCGCTGGGGCCGCGGCTCGGAGGGCCGACGCACGATGCCGCTGGCCATCGCCCGCGCCGTGCGCGAGGCGATCGGCGAGGAGGCCCTGCTCAGCTACCGCATCTCCCTGTTGGACCTGGTCCCGGGCGGGCAGACCTGGGCGGAGACGGCGGCGCTGGCCCGCGGCCTCACCGAGCGCGGCGTGGACGTGCTCTCGACCGGCATCGGCTGGCACGAGGCGCGGGTTCCCACCATCGTCACCTCCGTCCCCCGCGCCGCCTTCGTCGAGCAGACCGCCGCGCTGCGCGAGCTGGTGGACGTCCCCGTCGTCGCCTCCAACCGGATCCATGATCCCGCCGTCGCCGAACAGGTCCTCGCCGACGGCCGGGCGGACCTCATCTCGATGGCACGCCCGCTGCTGGCCGACCCGCAGCTGCCCGCGAAGCTGGCGGACGGCCGCGCCTCGCAGGTGGTCGCCTGCATCTCGTGCAACCAGGCCTGCCTGGACAAGGTGTTCGACGGCAAGCGGGCCAGCTGCCTGGTCAATCCCCGCGCCGGGCACGAGACGGAGCTGGTCCTGAAACCGGTCGCCGAGCGCCGTGCCCGCAAGGTCGCCGTCGTCGGTGCCGGCCCGGCCGGGCTCGAGGCCGCGCTGGCGGCCGCCGAGCGCGGGCACGTGGTCACCCTGTTCGAGGCGGGCGAGGAGATCGGCGGGCAGCTGCGCCTGGCCGCCCGCATCCCCGGCAAGGAGGACTACGCCCAGGCGCTGCAGTCCTGGCGGATGCGGCTCGCCGCCGCCGGCGTCGGGATCCGCCTGGGGCTGCGTCCCACGGCGGAGGACCTGCTCGGCTTCCACGACGTCATCGTCGCCACCGGAGTCGTCCCGCGCGTGATCGATCTGCCCGGCAGCTCGTCGGAGCGGGGCGCGGGGCCGCGGGTGATCAGTTACGCGGACCTGCTCGAAGGCCGCGCCGAGGCGGGCGAGCGGGTGGCGATCATCGGTGCCGGAGGCATCGGGGTGGACGTCGCCGAATACCTCAGCGCACCTCGCCCCTCCCCCACGCTGGAGACCGCGAGCTGGCGCGAGCACTGGGGCGTGGTCGACGCCGACGAGCACCGCGGCGGCGTCATGACGCGCCCGCCCGCCACCGCCGAGGACGGGCGCGTGGCCCGCGAGGTCCACCTGCTCCAGCGCAAGGAGACCCGGATCGGCGCGGGCCTCGGCCGCACGACGGGCTGGGTGCACCGGGCCGAGCTGCGCCATGCCGGGGTCGTCCAGCACCGGGGCGTCGCCTACCAGCACGTCGACGAGGAGGGCCTGCACCTGATCGAGGACGGTGCCGAACGCGTCCTCGCCGTGGACACCGTGGTGGTCTGCGCCGGGCAGGTCAGCGAGGACGGCCTGGCCGACGAGGTCCGCGCCGCGCGGCGGGGCCGCACGCCCCGGGTGCACGTCATCGGCGGGGCGGACGTCGCGGCCGAGCTCGATGCCGAACGAGCGATCCGCCAGGCCGTGGAGGTCGCCGCCGGGCTCTGA
- a CDS encoding DUF1992 domain-containing protein: MSDAGGNGRRGPPMDPDVAKIEGAIENAIARGDFDDLPGAGKPLDLPATHDPDWWIKQRLAEDDVDRDALLPVVVLLRREYEQRDATLLELPEEHLVREYAADFTERVHEDRRANPLSRMMAPEMDPDDAVARWRELRTATADAEPVRAEPAEEPSRRRRWWPFGRRR, translated from the coding sequence ATGAGCGACGCGGGCGGGAACGGCCGCCGGGGCCCGCCGATGGACCCCGACGTCGCGAAGATCGAAGGGGCGATCGAGAACGCGATCGCGCGCGGCGACTTCGACGATCTGCCCGGCGCCGGCAAGCCGCTCGACCTGCCGGCCACCCACGACCCGGACTGGTGGATCAAGCAGCGCCTGGCCGAGGACGACGTGGACCGCGATGCTCTGCTGCCCGTCGTGGTGCTGCTGCGCCGTGAGTACGAGCAGCGCGACGCCACCCTCCTCGAGCTGCCCGAGGAGCATCTGGTGCGCGAGTACGCCGCGGACTTCACCGAGCGCGTCCACGAGGACCGTCGCGCGAACCCGCTGTCGCGGATGATGGCCCCCGAGATGGATCCCGACGACGCCGTGGCGCGCTGGCGGGAGCTGCGTACCGCGACGGCCGATGCCGAACCCGTCCGCGCCGAACCCGCCGAGGAGCCGTCGCGACGCCGGCGGTGGTGGCCGTTCGGGCGACGGCGCTGA
- a CDS encoding AAA family ATPase, with protein sequence MAQRDQRDQRSTNPFTPGFGLTPIILAGRAGAIEDFTAALQGNVPEARAILISGARGSGKTVLLTEFKELALEAGWTDLRVHTSSSSLVDELRGTAIAQLREQDPDAESSRLTSARVSGTGASREVRQRYEGEQEPLTTVLDRLAALTDQDGGGLLITLDELQSVDRDQLHALTQHVQDLIGSGHAVAFIAAGVRPGVDALLDHERTTFLRRAHRIEVGSVDVGTAAEAIRMTIADTRKSITPEAAVLAGEISQGYPYLIQLIGSKAWQNCGDADTIEIEDVRSGREDVVAAMIKNVHRPALRGLSARKREYLHAMLEDEGPSSVGDIAERMGIDPRNQSTYRERLIEEELIRPAGRGFVEFSLPYLGEALRHESRAGVGADVEPDRGVQRSHRSRRSSQP encoded by the coding sequence ATGGCCCAGCGTGATCAGCGTGATCAGCGCAGCACCAACCCCTTCACCCCCGGATTCGGGCTGACCCCGATCATCCTCGCCGGCCGCGCCGGGGCGATCGAGGACTTCACGGCCGCCCTGCAGGGCAACGTCCCCGAAGCCCGCGCCATCCTCATCTCCGGAGCCCGCGGCTCCGGCAAGACGGTGCTGCTGACGGAGTTCAAGGAGCTCGCGCTCGAGGCGGGGTGGACCGATCTGCGGGTGCACACATCCTCGTCCTCCCTGGTCGACGAGCTGCGGGGCACGGCGATCGCGCAGCTGCGGGAGCAGGATCCGGACGCGGAGTCCTCCCGGTTGACCTCTGCGCGAGTTTCCGGGACCGGGGCCTCCCGAGAGGTCCGCCAGCGCTACGAGGGGGAGCAGGAACCGCTCACCACCGTGCTGGATCGGCTCGCGGCGCTCACCGACCAGGACGGCGGCGGACTGCTGATCACGCTCGACGAGCTGCAGTCCGTGGACCGCGACCAGCTGCATGCGCTCACCCAGCACGTCCAGGACCTCATCGGGTCGGGGCACGCCGTGGCCTTCATCGCCGCCGGAGTCCGTCCCGGGGTCGACGCGCTGCTGGACCACGAGCGCACCACCTTCCTGCGCCGCGCCCATCGCATCGAGGTGGGCAGCGTCGACGTCGGCACCGCGGCCGAGGCGATCCGCATGACCATCGCCGATACCCGGAAATCGATCACGCCGGAGGCCGCTGTGCTGGCCGGCGAGATCTCGCAGGGCTACCCGTACCTGATCCAGTTGATCGGCTCCAAGGCCTGGCAGAACTGCGGCGACGCCGACACGATCGAGATCGAGGACGTGCGCAGCGGTCGCGAGGACGTCGTCGCCGCGATGATCAAGAACGTGCACCGTCCGGCCCTGCGCGGGCTCAGCGCCCGCAAACGCGAGTACCTCCACGCGATGCTCGAGGACGAGGGGCCCTCGAGCGTCGGAGACATCGCCGAGCGGATGGGCATCGACCCGCGCAACCAGTCGACCTACCGCGAGCGGCTCATCGAGGAGGAGCTGATCCGTCCTGCCGGGCGCGGATTCGTCGAGTTCTCCCTGCCGTACCTCGGCGAGGCGCTGCGGCACGAGTCCCGCGCCGGGGTGGGGGCGGACGTCGAACCCGACCGAGGCGTCCAGCGCTCGCACCGTTCACGTCGCAGCTCCCAACCATAG
- a CDS encoding SRPBCC family protein → MTPEHLDQHQQSEQRVVSASREITAPAERIFALIADPAEQPRWDGNDNLADAAPGQRVRAVGDVFVMTLTKGAERANHVVEFEEGRLIAWQPGEVDGPTFGQLWRWELEPAGEGSTHVTHTYDWTDLHRPEARLRRARSTTVDTLRASLDRLADVAESGAER, encoded by the coding sequence ATGACCCCCGAGCACCTCGACCAGCACCAGCAGTCCGAGCAGCGCGTCGTGAGCGCGTCCCGCGAGATCACAGCGCCCGCCGAGCGGATCTTCGCCCTGATCGCCGACCCCGCCGAGCAGCCCCGCTGGGACGGCAACGACAACCTCGCCGACGCCGCGCCCGGCCAGCGGGTCCGCGCCGTCGGCGACGTGTTCGTGATGACCCTGACCAAGGGGGCCGAGCGGGCGAACCACGTCGTGGAGTTCGAGGAGGGCCGACTGATCGCCTGGCAGCCGGGCGAGGTGGACGGGCCGACGTTCGGGCAGCTGTGGCGCTGGGAGCTGGAGCCCGCGGGCGAGGGCTCGACCCACGTCACCCACACCTACGACTGGACGGACCTGCACCGCCCCGAGGCCCGGCTCCGGCGCGCACGCTCCACCACCGTCGACACCCTGCGCGCCTCGCTCGACCGCCTCGCGGACGTCGCGGAGTCCGGGGCCGAGCGATGA
- a CDS encoding YncE family protein → MQARHRRKPLRPGRPHEQFTVAIAIMAVIMSGGMLSGLLTSVVVPDPTSAARSTTRSGDPSNTTRMDNRRRITGDITPKSVVASPTGTVIANNMMYSHSSTLYDAETLELIETVPDAVDLAEYGFDDRAGTTTGAPVEAVFTPDGRYAYVSQYSLHGPGAGAPATDDCRNGDAIGDSAVFRLDVERGQWDQVIEVGTVPKFISLSPDGSLALVSNWCDESVSVLDLAAGEEIREIPVDSAPRGSVILPDNRTAYVTAMYADELFRIDLVTGESEMVLETGRKPRHLLLSPDASRMYLTESGSDHLVELDADTAEVLRVAGTGREPRTMAISPDGLALYVVNYYANTVSKFDTETMEEIQVVEVGQNPIGITYEPTQRRIWVANYAGSIDVFDDTTRAEEMM, encoded by the coding sequence GTGCAGGCAAGGCATCGCAGGAAGCCGCTGCGTCCGGGGCGGCCGCATGAGCAGTTCACGGTCGCGATCGCGATCATGGCGGTCATCATGTCCGGCGGGATGCTCAGTGGCCTGCTGACCAGCGTCGTCGTGCCGGATCCGACCTCGGCGGCCCGGAGCACGACCCGTTCGGGCGATCCCTCGAACACCACCCGCATGGACAACCGTCGGCGGATCACCGGGGACATCACCCCGAAGTCCGTCGTGGCGAGCCCCACGGGCACCGTGATCGCGAACAACATGATGTACAGCCACTCCTCGACGCTGTACGACGCCGAGACGCTCGAGCTGATCGAGACCGTGCCCGACGCGGTGGACCTGGCCGAGTACGGGTTCGACGACCGTGCCGGGACGACGACGGGCGCCCCCGTCGAAGCGGTGTTCACGCCCGACGGGCGGTACGCCTACGTCTCGCAGTACTCCCTGCACGGGCCGGGTGCGGGGGCCCCGGCGACCGACGACTGCCGCAACGGCGACGCCATCGGCGACTCCGCCGTGTTCCGCCTGGACGTCGAGCGCGGTCAGTGGGACCAGGTCATCGAGGTGGGCACGGTCCCGAAATTCATCTCCCTCTCGCCCGACGGGAGCCTGGCGCTGGTCTCGAACTGGTGCGATGAGAGCGTGTCGGTGCTCGACCTCGCCGCGGGCGAGGAGATCCGGGAGATCCCGGTGGACTCCGCTCCGCGCGGCAGCGTGATCCTGCCCGACAACCGCACCGCCTACGTCACGGCGATGTACGCCGATGAGCTGTTCCGGATCGACCTGGTCACGGGGGAGAGCGAGATGGTGCTGGAGACCGGCCGGAAGCCCCGCCACCTGCTGCTCTCGCCCGACGCGAGCCGGATGTACCTCACCGAGTCGGGGTCGGACCACCTGGTCGAGCTCGATGCCGACACCGCCGAGGTGCTGCGCGTGGCCGGCACCGGGCGCGAGCCGAGGACGATGGCGATCTCGCCCGACGGCCTCGCGCTGTACGTGGTGAACTACTACGCGAACACGGTCTCGAAGTTCGACACCGAGACCATGGAGGAGATTCAGGTGGTCGAGGTCGGGCAGAACCCGATCGGGATCACCTACGAGCCGACGCAGCGGCGCATCTGGGTCGCCAACTACGCGGGATCGATCGACGTCTTCGACGACACCACCCGCGCCGAGGAGATGATGTGA